ACGTGTACGAATGGTGCTTTATAGAATTTCGACGAAAACGATTTCGTCTATCGTCCTACCCTGTATGGTTACGATTTGTCGGTAGTGTATATCTTCGAAACGAACGTCTCTCGGTGTACTTTCGCAATGGAATTACACGAGAATCTAACGAGGCGTAGTGGACGGAATAATTTTCAGCAGGATGTCGAAATTGATCTGACGATTTTTATCGATTCAGACATTCTTTTTGTTCGCGTGTTGCCTCTTCGCTGAGGCGTTGAGACACGATTTGAGGAAAACTGTAGGGAAACAAGTGTGAGTGATCAAGGCGTGGGTGGGGATAGCTGGACTGGTGAATAATGGACTTGGATAGAGAGTTGGTCGATTGTGCTGTAGCTCGAAATAATTGACAGTTGTCGCAGGCCTGGGAAAAATGAATAAGTTGGTCAACTGGTCGCTCGTGCGctgtaaatattgtatttttgcGGTGGCAAGTCTCGCGTTCGCCGATTTACACACGTGGTTGCAGCATCCTCTTGCATCGCACAGTAACCACCATTTGTTTTTGAATAATATAGAATAGTTAGAGCAATCTTTTGAAACCGCTCGGTGCGCGCCCTTAACGCAACGCAACGCAAATATGCAAAACAACTGACAGTGACGAAAATCATGTGACAACTCATTCTAAGTCGCTACAATATACTTGTGAAGGGATCACGCAATCCCTTGTTACAGGAGCACGACAGCGTGATGCTCGGTGAGATATCGCCCCATCACGAGTACTACGACAGTAAATCGTCGACCGAGACACCGCCGAGCTACAATCAGCTCAACTACAATGAGAATATCGAAAGATTCTTTAAGAGCAAACCAACGGTCACCACCATGTACGGCAGCGACGAGGAGAATATCAATTCCAGCAACGACGAGGGTGGAAAGACCAGCCCGAACTCAGCGGGTAAGAACCTTTTCTCAAATCAACTactttcattaaatttttctaaaattccaTATTCAAATTGTCCGCGAACAGTTTgctattttagattttaaaataacagttttattatatttttattgacaACTATCTCTCAACTTTTTACAAGCTGGCGGATTCTTTTCTTATAAAAACTACTCCATTATTCTTCAATCAATTTCTTGAGGTCTGTACAAATCGGGCACAAAACAGTAAGCCAGGCTTGAGCTGTTGATATTTCTTTCGAGAGATCAATATCTTGACCAATATCAACAACTCAAACCTACCTTACTGTTAAGATCATGTCAAGGTCATAGTGTACTAGGCCGTTGAACTCGTCTTGTGACTTTTTTGaatcaacatttttttatctggtTACCGGAAGTGCCCGAAAAGTCGTGGCGACAGTTAcgtggacaccctgtatattatagtaaaatggattagaaaaatgaataaatatgtATCATTAGAATTCATTGAATGAGATAGATATTGCTATGTAATAATGTTATCGGTAGCAAGGAAATGCATGTCGCCAATAAACGGAAGCGGTGCGAGCGGCAGTGGTAGTGCAGAGAATCTCAGTAGCGGTTCGAACAATCAGACAAGTTCAGCGAGTAGAGGCAACACCTCGAACACCGCCAGTAACACCACCACCACAGAAAGTTTCAAGCCTCCCACACTGACCGAATCGCTACTGAATCGTCATAACGAGGACATGGAAAAGCTGATGATGCAGAAACATCGTGAACTCCGTTCCAGCATCAAGAACAGTGACAAACTGAAGGACTCGCGGATAAAGACCGAGAAATTGTCGGATCCGAACGCCCATTTTATCAACCAAGGTCACGGGGTGAAGAGAAGCGGAAGTCACAGCTGGGAGGGAGATAGTtttaaagttagtaaacattatgTTCTTTATAACAATGTGATTCGATTATCCGTTTTTTAAATGATAATAACAAAGTCCATTCGTTTTTAGATTAATATTCAGTCTATTTTTgtcatcgaaataaattttattcccgCCGTGGTTTCTGTAAAATATTTTGTGGAAATGTTAGTTTGTATAAGGATAATTTGTGGCAATTTAACAGAAAGTAATTGTTTGTATTATTTTACCAGATTTCGAAGCACGAAGAGATGTCGAGAACGAGCACCGCGGGTCAGTTCCCCACCAACGTCACTACAACGGTGGCAAGCATGAGTCTCGACCAATCAACTGTTATTCAAACAGGTGGTAACATAAACCTGTGGCAACCTTTGTCGGTTACCGTGCCGCCTCCGCCGCCAGCTCAGCCAAGCAATGTGCTACCAAAGTGGGTTCATCTTCATTATGAAAAGACAAGCCATTTCAACTTTTAGAACTATTCATAAATTGTCAAAGTATTGTATCTATCGGATAATGATTCTGTTAATTTCTAGTGCCAATTCACAAGCAATACCCAGGATACCAGTACTTCCGTCGATGATTCCAGTATACTACGTTCCTGTTCCACAAACCAACGACCCCGCAATTGTACCACCCATGCAGGAGAAGCTCAGTCCACCCCAATCAATCCAACAGCCACAGATTAAtccttacagtatgtacattcTTCTTCAACGGATGAGTTTAGAATAGAGTACAGAAAGGAGGAAGTGGCAGAGAGAAGTAAGAAACATAGCGAGATGAAAAACACTTGTGCTGAGGACAGTTAAGAAGCAAGCCAACTGAACAATCACTACGAAAGATTACTGTATTACTGTACATATGACCAAACTGCGGATGTCTaggcaaatttttaattttcatacacTCTTGTGTCATACACTATTTCAGTGATAATATAGTTGATATAAagatacataaagatccgtagtccagTTATAACAAAATACAAAAACATTGCTACAAATAACATACTTACCCGACACTTGCAAATATTGTTTTGTTTCTTAACTGTCATCTCGAAGTGTGCATAAGCTATCATCCATAAGCTTGAAGTCATATAAACTGCTTGTGGGAATGTGTTCACATTTAAAAGCAGTAAAGTAgtagcagattttatgcatttatggcagcaATGGACGAGTGAAAAACAAAACAGACGTTGGAAGAATTTGAGAATATCGTTACCCTGTTAtcgacttattaaaatgattgaaagaagaaatacattctTGCTCCTCGGAGGTACATTTCTACTACACAAGATAGCGTCTTCAAACGTTCGATTTTGTTTCTTGCTCGTCCTTTGGTAATTCACAAGTTCGCGTAAGAAAATAAGGGATTAGAAACAGAACAAGACGATGAAGTGTTTAAAATTAATGTTACAGTGTTCGTGCCAGTGTCGTACGTGACGACAACAATGGCCGGAGTGATCTGCCCTCCGGTGCTCGGTGGCCCACCAGCAGGCATGATGTACAGGCCTTTCGTAACCCCAGAACTGACCCCGGTTGCACGTGAAGCTAACAACCAGTCTGTCGTTGACAAGTGTTTGGAACGGAAACGACCGGCGAGTCAAGCGACAAGCGTCAAGGCAGAACCAGGCAGCACCATGGCGATGTCCGAGTCCTCGAAAAAAGTACATTGAttatatctatacatataatcaaACAATCATGTGAAAGTAATGGTCACTTGGGAACCTTCGCCTTATGTCGGAACAAAACTGTGGACTGTAATAGAAACTGACTTTCAAATCTTCATGGCAACATTTTGATCTACAGAAACGTTTAACGTTAATTTTTATTGCTGTAAGCAAGTTTCGGGGAAGGGGTGAGTCATTTCTAGCACAGATAACCATTACTTTCTTAATATCTTGTCTAGCTCGGCCATCGAACAATCCCCGTCGCTTGTATTATATTGGAAGTTGAATCTCAATTAGGTGCTATCACCCGGCGAGCTGTTTTCGTCTTGTGTAAGCATGGACGGCGGATGCTCCAGCCTGGTAGATGCTCCGACACCACTCAATCAGAAAGTGCACAAGCAGAATGATTACAATGTCGACGAATCGAGCTCGTCGAGCTTTTACAGCAGCTTCCTATACAAGAGCAGCGACAGCAGCTGCAACCCGGACCAAAAACCAACGGAGTACCTGCCTGACGTGAGTTGAAACTTAGCTAAAATAGAATGTATTGTTTTCAATTCAATGatattattaagaaaagaaatgtgGATACGGCTCCTGtgttaattttcattttgtacgcTGCTTGTCGTGTACGGGCAATTAATAACATCACTAGGGTCGTTCGTTTTCAGGAGAACACGAAGCAGCACCAAGGTAAGCGAAGAAAAGAGCCGCCCTGGCTCGAAGGAGTCCAATTGACACCAGAGTTGATATACGAGTACCAAATACACCCGAAGACACTGACCGAAGTACTCCAAGCTGACATGGACgccttaaaaaatttcaatcagCCTTTGTTGGTGAACGATCAGCTAGGTCAGCTGTACTTGGACCTGGAAGTCGAAGGGTTCGAAACGAAGCTCGTCCTCGAAGACGGTATCACCTCCAGCGGAAGCGACAGCGGGAGCAGCAACGGAAGTTGGACAGCAGGGACGATGTCGCAGGTAAAACACAGTATAAACAGTTTCATGACGAGTCTCGCgtaacatattatatatattcgtttattttataatcattgtacatatatatatattttgtttattATTGAAGAATAATAGAAGAGTATACAGTATATATTACACCATTTCTTTGTTATTAATGCATCTCTACAATCTCAACATTCAGTTTTAGTTGCAGTTTCAGTTTCAGTCATGATGTCACGTCATGAATAGTCACATCATGGTCACCTACAATCATATCTGGAGGTTTCCCAATAATTAAAAGATACATCacattttttcattattatttatatctcCGTCCACAAATATTAGTCCATTTTTGTTCATTCTCATCTATACATCTCATGCATATATCCACCTAGTTACAAAATTGATGTTCCAATCCATTACATTcatgtaatttattatattctGATATACGAAGTCAAATCTAATATTTATGGACCGAGACGGACGTTACAAACAAGAAGTGTCACGAATCATCCAAACTCATTCAGCATGGTTCTCCATCAAAAAGTGTCTAATTTTGTGCACCGTTTATTGGTTACTCAAGATGGACAGACTCTTTTGCAACCAACCGATACATCCACGCGATAATACCGGAAACGATATTGTCAGTTTCGAAAGTTGATGATAGAGTGGCGGTTCGTACTAACCGGGCAGGATGTTGTTTGCAGCAAAAACATGGGACCAGAATGGTGAAGTACGGTAAACTCGTGATGATACACGAGGAGAATGCACCGTTGCCGCCAGCACCGCCACCGCAAACCGTGCCGTGTCAGCAGTTATAGGATCAATGTTGTGACGACCAATTCGTGACGAGACGCTGTGTTCAGGTTCGAAAGTGTCGCCTGCGATGTCGCGCTTCGAATTTGTGTCTGGCGATTCAATTGCAATTGGCCGCTGCGTACGAATCCGATATCGTTTGAACTGTGTCACACTCTCCATTGCTATCACCTTCACATTTTCCACTTCGAGGCAGATGAAATGGTCCGCGTGTCGCGTATGTAAAACTTCGCAAccacaatttctattttttatttttaaatacgaTTTTAGTTACTCAGTAAggcatacatacatgtatatttGATCTTTCACTTTATACACGAGTTTGAGCCTGAGTGTGATCGGACCGCGGACGTCGATGCAGAGTCgcatatttattataaactaaTCGTCTGAAACCAGGATGGAAAACGACAAAATTCACGAGACCTTTTTGTTTCGCGGTCACCTGCATACTCATAGTTTTCACAGAAGCATCGAATCCGCTGTTTGATCACTCGCGTTTCATACTAAATAGTAGTATAGTACCATATTTTGTACTTTCAAGCACGCGTGCAGAAACACCAGATTCTCTGAGAAATCGGGAAAGGAGTTGAACATTTGAACTGCCTCGGAACGCGTTCTCCCTGTCATCGCACAGACAATTTACGCATTTAGAGATAAGTTAGGTGATAAGAAATCGAGAATCGTACCAGATAGAATTAGTCCGTTGAGACGTTTCagttcctttttcctcctcgaAAACGAAACTCGTCGGTGCGTTTCAATGGCTCCGAAGCGGTATTCGTGCGCGTCGATCATGCCGGTGTGAAATTTTGGAGGCAGGCTCGACCAGCCCGATTGACacaggaataaaaaaaaaaccagtGGTAGGGTATTttggtatttggcccgaaaagccAGCAACAATGATGCTTGTTGTAGGCTCAAGGCCACAATATTAtacatcgttgaatttgttttaacgtcaatacaacattgtgtaataaaaaatacattttaacatttaaagaatcaaggtgaccttaatTTTTGGCCGAGAAAAACTTAAATtaccttttgttcgaaacatttttttgtttataCTTTCAAATTAAATTGACTTTATGCCGGCTTTTTGGACCAAATCCCCATTGTGCAACGTTGACGTTCGCGCGATTGTCTCCgggtttcttttcatttttaatggTACGTTCTTCCCACGTAACACGATCGACAGATCCTCATTGTCTACAGTCTACAGTCTACACAAAGCGTGTAGTCTATCGGAAAGTTTGTCGGCTGCACAACGGTTTAATATAGACctcaatgaaattagtattggaGACCGATTAGTCGACCAATGCAACATTATTTCCCGGAGTCAAGTCTTTTTTAACCTATTGTACTAGGAGCCTCATCGAATACTATCTATACCATTTTTCAATTCGATTTAGAATCGAACAGGGGAAGTTGTCGACATCGTATCACTCGAGAATGATAGATCCTCGGGgagaattttttaagaaaataggtCTAGATAGAGTGACATTTTTGTTCTAGAATGTTAAATCTGTTTCcaaagaaaatatttgaaaaatgtctaaaagattttaataaattttaatcacACTTTACTTGaaatagtaaaatctgatttaggactaataaaaaagtgaaaataaaatgaattcttAAAAAGGATAGAAGTCGCTTAAAGTGTCTTTTAAAACGTAGGTTTAGGTATCCAAAATCTTGTGCAGCTTTTTTTACATTTTGTGTTATTTAGATTTGATGAGAATCTTAAATCGCACGGGGTGATTTAAGAAACTGTATAGTAGTACCATTTTGGAAACTTTACGAAATGAATATTTAGTATAACATGCAAATAATGTATAGGTAATGTAAAATATAGGAGCTTTAATTAATATACGAGGAAATATAATtgaagtattttaaaaaattctattatattattgaTGAAAATTGCATCAATGAACAAACAATGAAAAAACAAGGCAACTAGGTACGGTTGTATTATACAACAGACtgtaaatactatatttatcgTTATATGTAGCGCATTTGGCAACTTTCCCCTAATTAATGTCCTTGCAAAGTTCTTGCAAGTTATTATTGACGGGTTCCACAGAAAGTTCCTGCGTTTCGATTGATGAAAAGGTTGctaattttgtgcatttattgtGCGTATACATACTATGAAGTTCACAATATCGTAACTTGGAAGTTTCgaaaatattaacccttaaagataataataagtaatattAATCCACGGTAGAGAAAATAAACGAAAGCATAATTTTTGTTCATCATAAAACAGGTCGCTACATATGGAGTAActtttcgaattttatattttccgaatttatttaatattgtacaCATATTCCAAGAGTGAATATGTACTATTACACTTATTCTTTTGAGGTGACAACATGTGATATAAAAAATGGAACTTTACGCGGAGCCTGATTGCATTTGGTAGAAATAAATTCGTTTGACTGAAGTAAAAGACATAAAGTACTTCGAAACGGGACCAAAAACGATGAGGTTGCTCAGATTTGAAAGCGTTGTGTCCGATTGCACCTCGGAATACGAACTCTGTTGAATGAAATACATTCATAGTTTTATAAACGAAGAAGGCGAAGAGTGAATTTATAATGGTCTCCAAAGGTTGTTACATGTTTTTAAAGCCTCTAGTTCTAGTGGACCAGAGTTGCCAGATAAGGGGAGAGAATGATAGAAGAGGAAGGTAGAATGGAGACACAAGTctcaatctggcgactctgtgtTTAATATCGATCAAACCATGACGCAGTTTCGATAGTTACGCCGTATagctgaatttaaaaaaaaatcatcttTTCGAAATATCATTTTGCCTTTTCATCGCGAAACAGAACTGAGAAGGTTATACTTGAAGGAGAAACGTCCTGGAACATTGAACGCTAGCATTTATACGATCGAAAAGTATTTTATATACTATTTGCTTGTACAAAGAACATGTTTACAATTAATTATTGAGAAATATTTTGTATACCAGTGAATCGCGAATAATCTTTCGGAACCTTCGGCTAGTTCGCCGAGTTGTCCGCCATGTTTCTTATAATTAGAACGAACAGTAATGCCTTCAATTTTATAACTCCTGCGAAGATGAAGATACTTTGATGAACGAATATCGGAAACATTGCTTTGACCTGACTCCTTCGTTTGCTAGTTTTATTTTACCACTTAGTTGCCTCCCTTCGTTATAGAGTTCCTTGCAACAATTGtgcaatttttcgaaatcgTCACGAAAGATTTAACCATATTGTGCACTTCGTCACTTTATCGCAGTACTTTCTGGATGTTCGTTGGCTAAAAATGTCCGTTTAATCTAAATGACTATAGCTAGCATGTTCTGTGTCGCCATGTACGACAGGCCTGTCCCACTTCTTCATTCCGCTGAGGCGGGAGGTGACGTTCCCCCACTATCTGACACGGTCGACGGTCGTATCGCCGCTTAAGTAGTGGGGGAACGGATTGATTGATGGTGGGGACCGTGCGACTCGCGACGGAGAAGAAGTTGGACAGGCCTGACGTATATACGGTATGCACTGAAACTCATTTTCAGGCCAAGTGATATTTTTGTCATTGATAAATAAAGTACAAGAAAACAATTGTTGGTATCACTGTTACAAGCGAAAAAATaggtaatttttacaaaatgtaTTAAACTCTATAACGTCTACCGTTTCTGGTACACGCGGCCTGAAAATGGCATCTCAGGTACGTGTTAAATGACTGAAAACATGAGATGGTCAATTCCTTTGTGGCGATTTTTTGGAACCGATCGTTATTGATAGAGATTTATGGGGAAGAGAAGCAGTTAGGTGCACAAATGAACGAAGAATAAAAGAGTGGGGATCGAGCATTGCTTTCGTTTCTCCTTTGTAAAAAGATCTTGATCTTGATAGTAATTGTAAAGTAGAAGTCCGGAACCGGAAACGGAAAGTTTTCCGCGTCCTAAAAAAATCGTGATCTAGTCCGCATTGTATAAAGTAGTTGGAGCTAATATTCAGGGCTTCGTGTAGAAACCGATGTTGTCTTGGAGAGGAGAAACGACGGTAAACGATCAACGAGAGAGAACATCgctccagtgtcgccagattaggGGGATTGACTCGAATTAAGGGGAATACGGTTGCCCTCTCTCCGCCAGTGCCGGATTAATCACCCGATATTGTGATGCATGCTCGACAGAGACAGAACATGCGTCACGTGATCAGGCCGTGGCGGAAGGGGAAGGGTAAAGTGGGAGACAACTCTTAATCTGGCGGCTCTGCCTCGGTCGTTTCTACATGAAATCTTAACACGACGAGTATGCCTCGGATTAACAAAGAGCAGGCATCGTGCtcgattattttaattaattaattttctattacgATTTATGATACACGTCATACGCGAACTATTTTGATACCTTTTTAAGGGGGCTGAGTAATGTGAACAGAAACAAAAATACAGCTTGTTTAGAATTTTATCTGAGAAAAATCGAATTACCTCGGATACTCGCTTGAAACTTGCAGCTGTGTGTATAAATTGTACATCGACACGTGCATATTGTTTTTGAAAATGCTTAATCACGTGTTCGATGAACGAAAAGCTTAGCTCTAGAAAAGATTCCAAGTATTGTGACTgatgaaatataatatttttttagcaTATAGTGTACGAGCTGATAAACATACAGCGTCGGAAAGAtaactttttatatttcatagatATACTTTTACATTTCAATAGTAATAACATGTACATTAGTAACTTGTATgagtgtaattattattattattatttaacctAGATATCAAATTAGAGAAAGTATCAGGGATCAGAGTCGCCAGCTCAGGGGAATTGACTAAAATTGAGGGGAAACAGTcatcctctctctgccagtaccggacacaCGAAGCGTGGGGGaaaagcgtcgtagaaggggaatgtAGAGTGGGAgaaaagtcttaatctggcgactcagTCAGGTATAGAAAAAGACTAAACAACTATTTTCctacaaaatttttttacacttttgatattgttttattttataatttgtatatatacatcAAGTTTGTATACAGGTTGTCTAAAAAATGCTGCGGTTCCTTGAAATAGGAGGTACCCGAGGTCatctgaagcgacattttcctttggaaAAATGGCCGACGCGGCTTTGTtagggagttattaacgaaaaacaaggacgctattatttatttacgttATTAACGTAAAAAAAATAGTGCGCGACCCCATTTATTCAGCAGTAAACCCACTTGCTTTGTGTATGTcactaaaataattaattattttaatctctcgactgttttaaaatgcacctacttaTTTTTACTACAAATGCTTGAAATCCACAGTTTAGTGATcacattacctgattgttgtgatttgtgctgcAATACAAGtgatattgcaattgttattagtGCATAGCTTACTAGTACAGTTCCTCACCGAGTGACCCCGCGACAGATATTTCGAATCAGCAagtggatttacggctgaataagtgagtttttaatttaaTCAGTTTTTGCTCtttctcttgttcgttgcgacgtCGCGGTGTAACACCAACGCTCGgctaccggcgcgacggggaCGAGTTTGCacgtgtctaggtcgcgctctatTGATTCATGTTTTTCGttggccatttttgcaaaggaaaatatcgcttcaaATGGCCACAGGAACCGCAAcatttttgtgacaccctgtataattatacgAATTTGGATATCGTTTTTAGTAAAATTCAAAATACGTTGTATTTTTACattgccctcttaaacaaactGTTCTTATCGCATACAACTGATACATTGCAATGTCGTTTAGTAATAACTATTTTTAGTGCTGGAATACCTAGAATTTAATAATCATTACTGTCTTCGTAtctaatttataattactatttagaattacttttttatagacCTGAACGTACTCGTGTTTCAGGTACGAATAGCTTGAACATCCGAATTCCATTCGGTCGATTCGCGACGATCACGTTACGTTAGCACAAACTTTTGTGATTCTTCAATAGCGATCGTCGAGAAGTAGttttatacataataatatacgcgtaaataaataaatacgttcaCGCGTCCGTAcacacgtatttatttatttcgttgaTGTCCACGTGTGTTTCCTTGGATCGCCAAGGAGTCGAGAAAGTGAAACGAGTGCCAATAGCGTGTAACGTCGATGATTTATGGTAACAAGTACAAGATAGGGTTTTTATATCGAAATTTAGCGCCGCTTTTATCCATCGTTCTTCGTTGTTGTCTTTATTTCCGCAGTTCGTTGTTGTGCCAGGGTCTGGAGACGATTGTATGAATGTGAACAATGCAATGAGTGAGAATATGCAACTAGCTAACATTCCATCGTTTTTTATTGAAACCACTTTGCAGTATTTCGAAgagtttttgtaaaaatataatataacaatcgaGTATTAATCGACGCATCGCCCGACCGAATTTATTTGTAATCTACCAAGCCTCGAGGAAAGTTCTTCAGATTTTTCTATGCAAATTTGACTTTGTTGGAAacgcattttatattctacacgAAGAAGAACACATCTGTAGCTATTTAAAATTGTCAGTGACGTCCACAATTGCCAgatgagggagcacgaattcaggggaaaaagttaccccctctctgtcagtacgaaacgcgtcacgtgaccgggccgtggcTGAAGCGTGAGCACTAGAGTCGtaaaaggggaaggtagagtggggacacaaggcTCAATCTGGCGACTCCGATGacataaaaatactttattactTTCTATTATATCATAAACTGAGAATGATTCTTTTTCAAGCAGTGGTATAAATATTGTTTCTCAATGTACGCAAGCAATACATCAGAACTGAATGAATTTCGTGTTGTAAGATCATTATTCGCTTAATTATTAAACACATTAAACATTACTAAAGATTAAACATTAAGCTTACCAAAATAAATTCTCATGGGAAACAACAATGAACTTTCCTTGAAATCAGATGGTAGGTCATGGTCGAACGATGCCGTTTAGTTGCATAACGAGCGCTTTTTGCAACCGGCAatttaattgtaaaatgaagcgAGACGTCTTTTAAAGGTGGAAATTCTATAACAGACAAACTTCTGT
This genomic stretch from Lasioglossum baleicum chromosome 4, iyLasBale1, whole genome shotgun sequence harbors:
- the Per gene encoding period circadian regulator isoform X3, translating into MEEVSTENAKVSDSGYSNTCSNSQSQRSGSSISRNSNRSESSGYCGRRPSTFGSSNEALPQPISKRKDKEHKKKKSKTILAVNADADIALKSAGATPEAVSYNVVVPSKAILEKKPEEVTTVELVDATDPGEHNGDTVTDPEAGLASRTNLLDDSTSQANEGFCAVISMHDGLVLYTTPSICSALGYPKDAWIGRSFIDYVHPKDKGTFADQITSGIVSPHEDRPKGINGRRASLFCGLRKYSKSVVHPATGQHMEARSNLYLPFHLTLSFRDFRDRATEQQHKAMFLVVTAQPVHSAYKAPEETIISSIFTTRHTATCHLSHVDPDVVQYFGYLPQDMVGRSLFDFYHPEDLPFIKDIYETVIRLEGASFRSKPYRFGVQNGGYVVLETEWSSFINPWTKKLEFVVGQHRVLKGPANPDIFRVPSATEFGQLVNISEEVIKESKIIQGEIRTLLDENIQRKSDIAELDVSKRCKDLASFMENLLQETRAPALGKDVLAADERSFSGSRNPLLQEHDSVMLGEISPHHEYYDSKSSTETPPSYNQLNYNENIERFFKSKPTVTTMYGSDEENINSSNDEGGKTSPNSAARKCMSPINGSGASGSGSAENLSSGSNNQTSSASRGNTSNTASNTTTTESFKPPTLTESLLNRHNEDMEKLMMQKHRELRSSIKNSDKLKDSRIKTEKLSDPNAHFINQGHGVKRSGSHSWEGDSFKISKHEEMSRTSTAGQFPTNVTTTVASMSLDQSTVIQTGGNINLWQPLSVTVPPPPPAQPSNVLPNANSQAIPRIPVLPSMIPVYYVPVPQTNDPAIVPPMQEKLSPPQSIQQPQINPYMFVPVSYVTTTMAGVICPPVLGGPPAGMMYRPFVTPELTPVAREANNQSVVDKCLERKRPASQATSVKAEPGSTMAMSESSKKVLSPGELFSSCVSMDGGCSSLVDAPTPLNQKVHKQNDYNVDESSSSSFYSSFLYKSSDSSCNPDQKPTEYLPDENTKQHQGKRRKEPPWLEGVQLTPELIYEYQIHPKTLTEVLQADMDALKNFNQPLLVNDQLGQLYLDLEVEGFETKLVLEDGITSSGSDSGSSNGSWTAGTMSQQKHGTRMVKYGKLVMIHEENAPLPPAPPPQTVPCQQL
- the Per gene encoding period circadian regulator isoform X1: MEEVSTENAKVSDSGYSNTCSNSQSQRSSGSSISRNSNRSESSGYCGRRPSTFGSSNEALPQPISKRKDKEHKKKKSKTILAVNADADIALKSAGATPEAVSYNVVVPSKAILEKKPEEVTTVELVDATDPGEHNGDTVTDPEAGLASRTNLLDDSTSQANEGFCAVISMHDGLVLYTTPSICSALGYPKDAWIGRSFIDYVHPKDKGTFADQITSGIVSPHEDRPKGINGRRASLFCGLRKYSKSVVHPATGQHMEARSNLYLPFHLTLSFRDFRDRATEQQHKAMFLVVTAQPVHSAYKAPEETIISSIFTTRHTATCHLSHVDPDVVQYFGYLPQDMVGRSLFDFYHPEDLPFIKDIYETVIRLEGASFRSKPYRFGVQNGGYVVLETEWSSFINPWTKKLEFVVGQHRVLKGPANPDIFRVPSATEFGQLVNISEEVIKESKIIQGEIRTLLDENIQRKSDIAELDVSKRCKDLASFMENLLQETRAPALGKDVLAADERSFSGSRNPLLQEHDSVMLGEISPHHEYYDSKSSTETPPSYNQLNYNENIERFFKSKPTVTTMYGSDEENINSSNDEGGKTSPNSAARKCMSPINGSGASGSGSAENLSSGSNNQTSSASRGNTSNTASNTTTTESFKPPTLTESLLNRHNEDMEKLMMQKHRELRSSIKNSDKLKDSRIKTEKLSDPNAHFINQGHGVKRSGSHSWEGDSFKISKHEEMSRTSTAGQFPTNVTTTVASMSLDQSTVIQTGGNINLWQPLSVTVPPPPPAQPSNVLPNANSQAIPRIPVLPSMIPVYYVPVPQTNDPAIVPPMQEKLSPPQSIQQPQINPYMFVPVSYVTTTMAGVICPPVLGGPPAGMMYRPFVTPELTPVAREANNQSVVDKCLERKRPASQATSVKAEPGSTMAMSESSKKVLSPGELFSSCVSMDGGCSSLVDAPTPLNQKVHKQNDYNVDESSSSSFYSSFLYKSSDSSCNPDQKPTEYLPDENTKQHQGKRRKEPPWLEGVQLTPELIYEYQIHPKTLTEVLQADMDALKNFNQPLLVNDQLGQLYLDLEVEGFETKLVLEDGITSSGSDSGSSNGSWTAGTMSQQKHGTRMVKYGKLVMIHEENAPLPPAPPPQTVPCQQL